The following proteins come from a genomic window of Micromonospora zamorensis:
- a CDS encoding ribonucleotide-diphosphate reductase subunit beta, with amino-acid sequence MLLDPGMDLTLRPMRYPHFFDRFRDAIRNTWTVEEVDLHADLADLDKLSPAERHLVSRLVAFFATGDTIVANNLVLNLYQHVNSPEGRLYLSRQLFEEAVHVQFYLNLLDTYVPDETERFAAFAAIENIPSIRRKAEFCFRWIDSLNDLRELRSRENRRTFLLNLICFAACIEGLFFYGAFAYVYFLRSRGLLHGLASGTNWVFRDESMHMAFAFDVVDTVRAEEPDLFDDDLADQVRRMLTEAVECEVQFAEDLLGHGVPGLTLTDMREYLQHVADRRLAQLGIAPHYGSTNPFAFMELQDVQELSNFFERRVSAYQVGVSGTVAFDDDF; translated from the coding sequence ATGCTGCTCGACCCCGGGATGGACCTCACCCTCCGCCCGATGCGCTACCCGCACTTCTTCGACCGGTTCCGTGACGCCATCCGCAACACCTGGACCGTCGAGGAGGTCGACCTGCACGCCGACCTCGCCGACCTGGACAAGCTGTCGCCGGCCGAGCGGCATCTGGTCAGCCGCCTCGTGGCGTTCTTCGCCACCGGCGACACGATCGTCGCGAACAACCTGGTGCTCAACCTGTACCAGCACGTCAACAGCCCCGAGGGTCGCCTCTACCTGTCCCGGCAGCTGTTCGAGGAGGCCGTGCACGTCCAGTTCTACCTCAACCTGCTCGACACGTACGTGCCCGACGAGACAGAGCGCTTCGCCGCCTTCGCCGCCATCGAGAACATCCCCTCGATCCGTCGCAAGGCCGAGTTCTGCTTCCGCTGGATCGACTCGCTCAACGACCTGCGGGAGCTGCGGTCCCGGGAGAACCGGCGGACGTTCCTGCTCAACCTGATCTGCTTCGCCGCCTGCATCGAGGGGCTGTTCTTCTACGGCGCCTTCGCGTACGTCTACTTCCTGCGCTCCCGTGGCCTGCTGCACGGCTTGGCCTCCGGCACCAACTGGGTGTTCCGGGACGAGTCGATGCACATGGCGTTCGCGTTCGACGTGGTCGACACCGTCCGCGCCGAGGAGCCGGACCTGTTCGACGACGACCTCGCCGACCAGGTTCGGCGGATGCTCACCGAGGCCGTCGAGTGCGAGGTGCAGTTCGCCGAGGACCTGTTGGGCCACGGTGTGCCCGGTCTGACGCTGACCGACATGCGGGAGTATCTCCAGCACGTCGCCGACCGTCGCCTCGCCCAGCTCGGCATCGCCCCGCACTACGGGTCGACCAACCCGTTCGCCTTCATGGAGCTGCAGGACGTGCAGGAGCTGTCCAACTTCTTCGAGCGGCGCGTCTCGGCGTACCAGGTCGGGGTGAGCGGCACCGTCGCCTTCGACGACGACTTCTAG
- a CDS encoding peroxiredoxin, giving the protein MATYRSTITGLQERIGKLTAQRDALDARLDAAATQVVPGSAAVGTDPTALVGTRLPPLSFYGTDGRPVDLGALGDGRTVIFVYPLTGRPGVDLPNGLLEVHGARGSTEQAAWFRDHHAELRAAGAARVYGLSAQSTGYQRELAHRLRLPYPLIPDPRLTLADALRLPTRAAGDMTLYERLTLIIADGAVEQVFHPIPDPASHPLHVMRWLTKRRQAPGSAA; this is encoded by the coding sequence GTGGCCACGTACCGCAGCACCATCACCGGCCTGCAGGAGCGGATCGGCAAACTGACCGCCCAGCGGGACGCGCTGGACGCCCGCCTCGACGCGGCCGCGACCCAGGTCGTGCCCGGCAGCGCGGCGGTCGGCACTGACCCCACCGCGCTGGTCGGCACCCGCCTGCCACCCCTGTCCTTCTACGGCACCGACGGCCGCCCGGTCGATCTCGGTGCGCTCGGTGACGGGCGCACCGTCATCTTCGTGTACCCACTGACCGGGCGGCCGGGCGTCGACCTGCCCAACGGGCTGCTGGAGGTCCATGGCGCCCGGGGCAGCACCGAGCAGGCCGCCTGGTTCCGCGACCACCACGCGGAACTCCGCGCGGCCGGCGCCGCCCGGGTGTACGGCCTGTCCGCGCAGTCAACCGGATACCAGCGGGAACTCGCGCACCGGCTGCGGTTGCCCTACCCGTTGATCCCCGACCCGAGGCTGACGCTGGCCGACGCGCTGCGTCTGCCGACCCGCGCCGCCGGTGACATGACGCTCTACGAGCGGTTGACGCTGATCATCGCCGACGGCGCTGTCGAACAGGTCTTCCACCCGATTCCGGACCCGGCGTCGCACCCCCTGCACGTGATGCGGTGGCTCACCAAGCGACGCCAGGCCCCCGGATCGGCCGCCTAG
- a CDS encoding AAA family ATPase: MSSQYIVITGGPGAGKTTLIDSLRRSGHACIDEAGRQIIQDQLSIGGQALHTGDSRLFAEIMLSWEIRSYRQASQHPGPVFFDRGIPDMVGYYLLLGQPVPAHVTAAAQLFRYHQRVFIAPPWPQIYSTDSERHQDFAEAVRTHDAMVTAYTHHGYELSTLPRSDVASRVEFVRQYAAAIDHGPPGSPRPSCPELRDVP, from the coding sequence GTGAGCAGCCAGTACATCGTCATCACCGGGGGACCCGGTGCCGGCAAGACCACGCTGATCGACAGCTTGCGGCGTTCCGGTCACGCCTGCATCGACGAAGCGGGACGACAGATCATCCAGGACCAGCTGTCGATCGGCGGCCAGGCGCTGCACACCGGCGACTCACGACTGTTCGCCGAGATCATGCTCAGCTGGGAGATCCGCTCCTACCGCCAAGCCAGCCAGCATCCCGGGCCCGTCTTCTTCGACCGGGGGATCCCGGACATGGTCGGCTACTACCTCCTACTCGGCCAGCCCGTTCCCGCCCACGTGACAGCCGCAGCGCAGCTGTTCCGCTACCACCAGCGTGTGTTCATCGCCCCGCCCTGGCCGCAGATCTACAGCACTGACAGCGAACGACACCAAGACTTCGCCGAAGCCGTCCGTACCCACGACGCCATGGTTACTGCCTACACCCACCACGGCTACGAGCTCAGTACCCTGCCGCGCAGCGATGTCGCCTCCCGCGTCGAGTTCGTCCGGCAATACGCAGCAGCCATCGATCACGGACCTCCCGGATCACCTCGTCCAAGCTGCCCCGAGTTACGAGACGTCCCTTAG
- a CDS encoding transposase family protein, which yields MQVISAARQEWIFPFTGLTPAQFRRLVRLVAERGGDGIADGRPGRQWALDLPDRVLLVAVYWRTNLTMRQIGPLFGVSHSAAHRVIDTLAPLLALTPVRKRPVEQIAIVDGTLIPTRDHRLATRSKNYRYSTNLQVAIDASTRLIIAVGDPQPGNRNDTIVYRSSGIDQKLNGRPVMADGGYRGNPEVIMPYRKPADGADLPAWKEALNVEHRTVRAGVEHALARMKCFKILRDYRRAAHTLADAASGIANLHNIILTG from the coding sequence GTGCAGGTGATCTCCGCAGCCCGCCAGGAGTGGATCTTCCCGTTCACGGGGCTGACCCCCGCCCAGTTCCGCAGGCTGGTCCGTCTCGTCGCCGAGCGTGGCGGGGACGGCATCGCTGACGGCCGGCCGGGCCGACAGTGGGCCCTCGATCTTCCCGACCGGGTGCTGTTGGTCGCCGTCTACTGGCGCACGAACCTGACGATGCGCCAGATCGGCCCGCTGTTCGGGGTGTCACACTCCGCGGCCCACCGCGTCATCGACACCCTCGCGCCGCTGCTGGCCCTGACACCGGTACGTAAGCGGCCGGTCGAGCAGATCGCGATCGTCGACGGCACGCTGATTCCCACCCGTGATCACCGCCTGGCCACCCGGAGCAAGAACTACCGGTACTCGACGAACCTGCAGGTCGCCATCGACGCCAGCACCCGCCTGATCATCGCCGTCGGCGACCCACAGCCCGGCAACCGCAACGACACCATTGTTTACCGCAGCTCGGGCATCGACCAAAAGTTGAACGGGCGGCCGGTGATGGCCGACGGCGGCTACCGCGGCAACCCCGAGGTGATCATGCCCTACCGTAAGCCCGCCGACGGTGCCGATCTGCCCGCCTGGAAGGAAGCCCTCAACGTCGAACACCGCACTGTCCGGGCAGGGGTCGAACACGCCCTGGCCAGGATGAAATGCTTCAAGATCCTGCGCGACTACCGTCGCGCCGCCCACACATTGGCCGACGCCGCTTCCGGCATCGCCAACCTCCACAACATCATCCTGACCGGCTGA
- a CDS encoding RelA/SpoT family protein, with translation MTVPTLDRRLALEQVQGEGHAAEPETTGEISERAGRLLSYLGTRRKIWRAVSRFGQRGIGGASDRSDVLGELLENSQRTLPTQDLRLLERAYDFSQRLQTSKGRSGQDPQLDHALSVLKILIELGMDAAVLAASLLHLTQFPKVDVRDTFGHEVAGLVDGTSRVAALTLNAAVDFKVGQRAIISSTSDPRTLIITLASCLQELRSPFSYPGPEQRRVAKETLSVYSPLARRLGIFRIHRELDDLAFRVTSPEGHAEVSRLLSEHQLQHDGLRRQITDKMLTDLGAADIRVEITAWPEHLYPIYQKMIVRGRDFNDIYDLVGVRILVDTVRDCYAALGVIHANWQLVPGRFKDYIAMPKFNMYQSLHTTVIGPTGKPVEMQIRTYAMHRTAEFGIAAHWKYKEHKGTQIVGPPAHIDEMTWLRQLLDWQREAADPSEFLDALRFDLSSQEVYVFTPKGDVIPLPTGSTPVDFAYAVHTEVGHKCIGARVNGKLVPLESTLSNGDVIEIFTSKSETAGPTQDWLGFVKSPRARTKIRQYFNKERREEAIEAGKNAIVKAMRKQGMPLQRMLTSDALMSIARDLHLADVASLYAAVGDSQVSAQSVVQKLMAAYGGEEGAAEDIAETAVATRPPRSRQSSSDPGVVVRGVSDVWIKLARCCTPVPPDSVFGFVTRSGGVSVHRDDCANAEDLRAQSERVVEVSWKLTSASTFLVAIQVEALDRHKLLADVTRVLSDERVNILSATHSTSWDRVAVSRFSFEMANPQHLGHLLAAVRSIDGVFDVYRTKSAEV, from the coding sequence GTGACGGTTCCAACTCTCGATCGACGGCTTGCCCTAGAGCAGGTCCAAGGCGAGGGACACGCCGCAGAGCCAGAAACGACTGGTGAAATTTCGGAGCGGGCCGGAAGGCTACTGTCCTACCTAGGTACAAGGCGGAAGATTTGGCGTGCCGTCTCGCGTTTTGGGCAGCGTGGAATTGGAGGCGCCTCAGATCGCAGTGACGTTTTAGGCGAGCTATTGGAAAATAGCCAACGGACTTTGCCAACCCAGGACCTGAGATTACTTGAACGGGCCTACGATTTTTCGCAAAGGTTGCAGACGTCGAAAGGTAGGAGTGGTCAGGATCCTCAACTTGATCACGCGTTATCTGTCCTGAAGATTCTGATTGAGCTGGGCATGGATGCCGCCGTCTTGGCCGCAAGCCTGCTGCATCTGACCCAATTCCCAAAAGTTGACGTCCGCGATACTTTTGGACACGAGGTGGCGGGCCTTGTCGATGGGACATCGCGAGTTGCGGCCCTCACACTGAACGCTGCAGTTGACTTCAAGGTAGGTCAACGGGCCATCATATCCTCTACCTCTGACCCCCGGACTCTGATAATCACGCTGGCTTCCTGCTTGCAGGAGCTTCGCTCGCCCTTCTCCTATCCGGGACCCGAGCAGCGTCGCGTCGCAAAGGAGACTCTTAGTGTTTATAGTCCTCTGGCACGTCGCCTGGGGATATTTAGAATCCATCGGGAGTTGGACGATCTGGCCTTTCGGGTTACGTCCCCCGAGGGCCACGCTGAGGTTAGTCGACTGTTGAGCGAGCACCAGCTACAGCACGACGGCCTGCGGCGGCAGATCACTGACAAAATGCTGACCGACCTTGGCGCCGCAGACATCCGAGTAGAGATCACCGCCTGGCCAGAGCACCTGTATCCGATTTACCAGAAGATGATCGTGCGGGGTCGGGACTTCAACGACATCTACGACCTGGTCGGGGTGCGGATCCTGGTCGACACGGTTCGGGACTGCTACGCGGCGCTGGGTGTCATCCACGCCAACTGGCAGCTGGTCCCGGGCCGCTTCAAGGACTACATCGCGATGCCCAAGTTCAACATGTACCAGTCGTTGCACACGACTGTCATCGGGCCCACCGGCAAGCCGGTGGAGATGCAGATCCGCACGTACGCGATGCACCGCACCGCGGAGTTCGGCATCGCCGCGCACTGGAAGTACAAGGAGCACAAGGGCACCCAGATCGTCGGCCCGCCCGCGCACATCGACGAGATGACCTGGCTGCGGCAGCTGCTCGACTGGCAGCGTGAGGCGGCCGACCCGAGCGAGTTCCTGGACGCGCTGCGCTTCGACCTGTCCAGCCAGGAGGTGTACGTCTTCACCCCGAAGGGTGACGTCATCCCGCTGCCGACCGGGTCGACGCCTGTGGACTTCGCGTACGCGGTGCACACCGAGGTCGGGCACAAGTGCATCGGGGCGCGGGTCAACGGCAAGCTGGTGCCGTTGGAGTCGACGCTGTCCAACGGCGACGTGATCGAGATTTTCACGTCGAAGTCCGAGACGGCCGGCCCCACGCAGGACTGGCTGGGCTTCGTCAAGAGCCCCCGCGCCCGGACGAAGATCCGGCAGTACTTCAACAAGGAACGGCGCGAGGAGGCGATCGAGGCCGGCAAGAACGCGATCGTCAAGGCGATGCGCAAGCAGGGCATGCCGTTGCAGCGGATGCTCACCTCCGACGCGCTGATGTCGATCGCCCGGGACCTGCACCTGGCCGACGTGGCCTCGCTCTACGCGGCGGTCGGCGACAGCCAGGTCTCCGCGCAGTCGGTGGTGCAGAAGCTGATGGCCGCGTACGGCGGCGAGGAGGGCGCGGCGGAGGACATCGCCGAGACCGCCGTCGCCACCCGGCCACCGCGCAGCCGGCAGAGCAGCAGCGACCCCGGTGTCGTGGTCCGGGGCGTCAGCGACGTCTGGATCAAGTTGGCCCGCTGCTGCACCCCGGTCCCACCGGACTCGGTGTTTGGCTTCGTCACCCGCTCCGGCGGGGTGAGCGTGCACCGCGACGACTGCGCCAACGCCGAGGACCTGCGGGCGCAGAGCGAGCGCGTGGTCGAGGTGAGTTGGAAGCTCACCTCCGCCTCGACGTTCCTGGTCGCGATCCAGGTCGAGGCACTGGACCGGCACAAGCTGCTGGCCGACGTCACCCGGGTGCTCTCCGACGAGCGGGTCAACATCCTCTCCGCGACACACTCCACCAGTTGGGATCGAGTGGCGGTGAGCCGATTCAGCTTCGAGATGGCCAACCCGCAGCACCTTGGGCATCTACTCGCCGCGGTCCGCAGCATCGACGGTGTCTTCGACGTGTACAGAACCAAATCAGCCGAGGTGTGA
- a CDS encoding CU044_2847 family protein, translating to MIEPGETSSQNRAVLVEVQLDDHTLFMLSEDVGQPSRIGHEVEIAGQCPSLDGALDAVAELAQKISSKLQDEQMSKITVEFGCEFAVNSGSFVAVIGKASAKSAFKVTLEWSRPEG from the coding sequence TTGATCGAGCCTGGCGAGACCAGCTCTCAGAACCGCGCAGTACTCGTTGAAGTGCAGCTTGATGATCACACGCTATTCATGCTGAGCGAGGATGTCGGTCAACCTTCTCGCATTGGTCATGAAGTGGAGATCGCGGGACAATGCCCTTCACTTGACGGGGCGCTAGACGCGGTGGCTGAGCTGGCGCAGAAGATTTCTAGCAAGCTCCAGGACGAGCAGATGTCGAAAATCACCGTCGAGTTCGGCTGCGAATTCGCCGTCAATTCCGGGTCTTTTGTGGCAGTAATTGGAAAAGCCAGTGCCAAATCGGCATTTAAGGTGACGCTTGAATGGTCGCGACCCGAGGGGTGA
- a CDS encoding arsenate reductase ArsC translates to MSTRPSVLFVCVHNAGRSQMAAGWLRHLAGDTVEVRSAGSAPADTVNPAAVQAMREVGIDITDQTPRRLEYATAESSDVIVTMGCGDTCPVFPGKRYEDWQLEDPAGKGVDAVRPIRDEIRARVEKLLAELSRTT, encoded by the coding sequence ATGAGCACCAGGCCCAGCGTCCTGTTCGTCTGCGTCCACAACGCCGGCCGGTCCCAGATGGCCGCCGGCTGGCTGCGCCACCTCGCCGGCGACACCGTCGAGGTCCGCTCGGCCGGCTCCGCGCCGGCCGACACGGTCAACCCCGCCGCCGTGCAGGCCATGCGCGAGGTCGGCATCGACATCACCGACCAGACCCCCAGACGTCTGGAGTACGCGACCGCGGAGTCCTCCGACGTCATCGTGACGATGGGCTGCGGCGACACCTGCCCGGTCTTCCCCGGCAAACGCTACGAGGACTGGCAGCTGGAGGACCCCGCCGGCAAGGGAGTCGACGCCGTCCGCCCGATCCGCGACGAGATCCGCGCCCGGGTGGAGAAGCTCCTCGCCGAGCTGAGCCGGACGACCTGA
- the arsB gene encoding ACR3 family arsenite efflux transporter, giving the protein MTSTVQSDPAESAVVGRLSRLDQFLPAWIGLAMVAGLLLGRLIPGLDSALEAVTVGGISLPIAIGLLIMMYPVLAKVRYDRLDTVTGDRRLLISSLVLNWLVGPAVMFALAWIFLADQPAYRTGLIIVGLARCIAMVIIWNDLARGDREAAAVLVALNSVFQVAAFGLLGWFYLSVLPRWLGLSGADLTISAWDIARNVLIFLGIPLIAGYLTRRLGERAKGRTWYEARFLPRIGPAALYGLLFTIVILFALQGDAITSRPLDVVRIALPLLVYFALMWAGSYALGRAIGLGYERTTTLAFTAAGNNFELAIAVAIGTFGVASGQALAGVVGPLIEVPVLVGLVYVSLWARRRFFTPAPSATA; this is encoded by the coding sequence GTGACCAGCACCGTCCAGAGCGACCCGGCCGAGAGCGCCGTGGTCGGTCGCCTCTCCCGACTCGACCAGTTCCTGCCGGCCTGGATCGGGCTGGCCATGGTCGCCGGCCTGCTGCTCGGTCGCCTGATCCCCGGCCTGGACAGCGCGCTGGAAGCGGTGACGGTCGGCGGGATCTCGCTGCCGATCGCGATCGGCTTGCTGATCATGATGTACCCGGTGCTCGCGAAGGTCCGCTACGACCGGCTCGACACCGTCACCGGCGACCGCCGCCTGCTGATCTCCTCGCTGGTGCTCAACTGGCTCGTCGGCCCCGCCGTGATGTTCGCCCTGGCCTGGATCTTCCTGGCCGACCAGCCCGCGTACCGCACCGGCCTGATCATCGTCGGTCTGGCCCGCTGCATCGCCATGGTCATCATCTGGAACGACCTCGCCCGCGGTGACCGGGAGGCCGCCGCCGTCCTGGTCGCGCTCAACTCCGTCTTCCAGGTCGCCGCCTTCGGTCTGCTCGGCTGGTTCTACCTCTCGGTGCTGCCCCGGTGGCTGGGGTTGTCCGGCGCCGATTTGACGATCTCGGCCTGGGACATCGCCCGCAACGTGCTCATCTTCCTCGGCATCCCCCTGATCGCCGGCTACCTCACCCGCCGTCTCGGCGAGCGCGCCAAGGGCCGCACCTGGTACGAGGCACGCTTCCTGCCCAGGATCGGCCCGGCCGCCCTCTACGGATTGCTGTTCACGATCGTGATCCTGTTCGCGCTACAGGGCGACGCGATCACCAGCCGCCCCCTGGACGTCGTCCGCATCGCGCTGCCCCTGCTGGTGTACTTCGCCCTCATGTGGGCCGGCTCCTACGCTCTCGGCCGGGCCATCGGTCTCGGCTACGAGCGCACCACCACCCTGGCCTTCACCGCGGCCGGCAACAACTTCGAGCTCGCCATTGCGGTCGCGATCGGCACCTTCGGCGTCGCCTCCGGTCAGGCCCTCGCCGGGGTCGTCGGCCCGCTGATCGAGGTGCCCGTCCTGGTCGGGCTGGTCTACGTGTCCCTGTGGGCGCGCCGCCGCTTCTTCACTCCCGCACCCTCGGCAACCGCGTAA
- a CDS encoding ArsR/SmtB family transcription factor — protein MSNQAVSAACCPSLTERRVPAEAAAVLAPAFKALGDPVRLQLLSMIASAESGEICVCDLTPAFDLTGPTISHHLRTLREAGLVDAERRGTWVYYRARPAMLRQLSALLTVTPAAAATDRPDCS, from the coding sequence ATGTCTAATCAAGCGGTATCGGCGGCCTGCTGCCCCTCGCTGACCGAGCGACGCGTGCCAGCAGAGGCCGCCGCGGTGCTCGCGCCCGCGTTCAAGGCGCTCGGCGACCCGGTGCGGCTGCAACTGCTGTCGATGATCGCCTCCGCCGAGAGTGGGGAGATCTGCGTCTGCGATCTGACCCCCGCGTTCGACCTGACCGGGCCCACCATCTCGCACCACCTCAGGACGCTGCGGGAGGCCGGGCTCGTCGACGCCGAACGCCGGGGCACCTGGGTCTACTATCGCGCCCGGCCGGCCATGCTGCGCCAGCTCTCCGCACTGCTCACCGTCACACCCGCAGCCGCGGCCACCGACCGACCGGACTGCTCGTGA
- a CDS encoding GNAT family N-acetyltransferase, which translates to MADLTVRPMTEADSERVLAIYQAGLDAGNASFEITAPTWTAFDAARLTGHRFVAVDRDGTVLGWIAVSPTSTRAVYAGVVEHSVYVDPAAQGRGVARLLLDALITSTEAAGIWTIQSGVFPENAASMALHQRAGFRVIGVRERVGRHHDRWRDVVLLERRSPTIT; encoded by the coding sequence ATGGCTGACCTCACCGTGCGGCCCATGACCGAGGCCGACTCCGAGCGGGTCCTCGCGATCTACCAGGCTGGCCTCGACGCCGGCAACGCCAGCTTCGAGATCACCGCCCCGACCTGGACGGCCTTCGACGCCGCCCGGTTGACCGGGCACCGCTTCGTTGCCGTCGACCGCGACGGCACCGTCCTGGGCTGGATCGCGGTCTCGCCCACCTCGACCCGCGCGGTCTACGCCGGAGTGGTCGAACACTCCGTCTACGTCGACCCGGCCGCCCAGGGCCGTGGCGTCGCCCGACTGCTGCTGGACGCGCTGATCACCTCCACCGAGGCCGCCGGCATCTGGACGATCCAGTCCGGAGTCTTCCCGGAGAACGCCGCCAGCATGGCGCTGCACCAGCGGGCCGGGTTCCGCGTGATCGGCGTACGCGAGCGGGTCGGGCGCCACCACGACCGCTGGCGCGACGTCGTCCTGCTCGAACGTCGCAGCCCCACCATCACCTGA
- a CDS encoding FAD-dependent oxidoreductase — protein MNALDGLPVVVIGAGPTGLAAAAHLHERGLPFTILEAGDTPGAAVRQWGHVRVFSPWRYNVDPAARRLLDEAGWVAPDPEALPTGAELVGDYLQPLAELPQLKPHVRYGARVEAISRLGLDRLRTAGRDTAPFLLRLADGDELFARAVIDASGTWGTPNVLGASGLPARGEADSVAHLEHALPDVLGADRGWFVGRHTLVIGSGHSAANTLLSLAELSAAEPGTEVTWAIRTASPTRTYGGGAADALPARGALGSRLRAHVDAGRIRLLTGFSVHALAPTDGRVSVVVRHADGTDESITVDRIVAATGFRPDHSIAAELRLDLDPVLGATRAIAPLIDPNEHSCGTVPPHGVDELAHPESGYYAVGMKSYGRAPTFLMATGYEQVRSIVAALAGDWTAAREVQLDLPETGVCNSNPAESASGDNCCGPEPTGRGLSTGISGGLLSAPLSLVALDAAPAGGCCAS, from the coding sequence ATGAACGCTCTGGACGGCCTTCCCGTCGTCGTCATCGGCGCCGGCCCGACCGGTCTCGCCGCCGCCGCGCACCTGCACGAGCGCGGCCTGCCCTTCACCATCCTCGAAGCCGGCGACACCCCCGGTGCCGCCGTACGGCAGTGGGGGCACGTGCGCGTCTTCTCACCGTGGCGGTACAACGTCGATCCGGCCGCCCGTCGGCTCCTCGACGAGGCCGGCTGGGTCGCCCCCGACCCGGAGGCCCTGCCCACCGGCGCGGAACTCGTCGGCGACTACCTCCAGCCACTCGCGGAGTTGCCGCAGCTCAAGCCGCACGTGCGCTACGGGGCACGCGTGGAGGCGATCAGCCGCCTCGGCCTCGACCGGCTGCGCACCGCCGGACGCGACACCGCGCCCTTCCTGCTTCGCCTCGCCGACGGCGACGAGTTGTTCGCCCGCGCCGTCATCGACGCCTCCGGCACCTGGGGTACGCCGAACGTCCTCGGCGCGTCCGGCCTGCCCGCCAGGGGAGAGGCCGACTCGGTCGCCCATCTGGAGCACGCGTTGCCCGACGTGCTCGGTGCCGACCGGGGCTGGTTCGTCGGCCGGCACACCCTCGTGATCGGGTCCGGCCACTCGGCCGCGAACACCCTGCTGTCCCTGGCCGAGCTGTCCGCCGCCGAACCTGGCACCGAGGTGACCTGGGCGATCCGGACCGCCTCGCCCACGCGTACCTACGGTGGCGGGGCGGCCGACGCCCTCCCGGCGCGAGGCGCGCTCGGCTCGCGCCTGCGGGCGCACGTCGACGCCGGGCGCATCCGGCTGCTCACCGGGTTCTCGGTGCACGCGCTCGCCCCGACCGATGGGCGGGTGAGCGTGGTCGTGCGGCACGCCGACGGCACCGACGAGTCGATCACCGTCGACCGCATCGTGGCCGCCACGGGCTTCCGACCCGACCACTCCATCGCCGCCGAGCTGCGGTTGGACCTGGATCCGGTCCTGGGCGCGACCCGTGCGATCGCTCCACTGATCGACCCCAACGAGCACTCCTGCGGCACCGTTCCCCCGCATGGCGTGGACGAACTCGCCCACCCGGAGAGCGGCTACTACGCCGTCGGCATGAAGTCCTACGGCCGGGCGCCGACGTTCCTCATGGCCACCGGCTACGAGCAGGTCCGCTCGATCGTGGCCGCCCTCGCCGGGGACTGGACCGCCGCCCGCGAGGTCCAGCTCGACCTGCCCGAAACCGGCGTCTGCAACAGCAACCCCGCCGAATCGGCGAGCGGCGACAACTGCTGCGGGCCGGAGCCGACGGGGCGTGGACTGAGCACCGGCATCTCCGGCGGGTTGCTGTCCGCGCCGCTCAGCCTCGTTGCCCTCGACGCCGCGCCCGCAGGAGGCTGTTGCGCGAGCTGA
- a CDS encoding TraR/DksA family transcriptional regulator — protein sequence MDRNSSAVREELLRLREQTEAQAAALDGDLRSLFEASRSSNADDEHDPEGSTIAFERAQLTAVLDAARRRLAELDNALRRVDDGSYGVCERCSRPIPAERLVARPSARTCVACASRR from the coding sequence ATGGACAGGAACTCCAGCGCGGTCCGCGAGGAACTACTGCGGCTGCGTGAGCAGACCGAAGCGCAGGCCGCAGCCCTGGACGGTGACCTTCGGAGCCTCTTCGAGGCCTCCCGGTCGTCCAACGCCGACGACGAGCACGACCCCGAGGGCAGCACCATCGCCTTCGAGCGCGCGCAGCTCACCGCCGTCCTGGACGCGGCCCGCCGACGCCTGGCCGAGCTGGACAACGCGCTGCGGCGGGTCGACGACGGCAGTTACGGCGTGTGCGAACGGTGCTCCCGTCCCATTCCCGCCGAGCGGCTGGTCGCCCGACCGTCGGCGCGTACGTGTGTGGCCTGCGCCAGCCGACGGTGA